One Belonocnema kinseyi isolate 2016_QV_RU_SX_M_011 chromosome 6, B_treatae_v1, whole genome shotgun sequence genomic region harbors:
- the LOC117175438 gene encoding uncharacterized protein LOC117175438 — protein sequence MTNFKDLTNDELAVELPKVIDPEVVAILKDVRKSVHKPQLPGKESEDSAECSAIFVRQNYPGYCESAKEAWDASWNAVNYNPGPSTSANPDSRIDRWELMEL from the exons atGACGAATTTTAAAGACTTGACAAATGATGAATTGGCTGTCGAGTTGCCGAAGGTGATAGATCCGGAAGTAGTTGCAATTTTGAAAG acgtgAGAAAATCAGTTCACAAACCCCAGCTACCTGGGAAAGAGAGTGAGGACTCGGCCGAATGTTCCGCTATATTTGTTCGACAAAATTATCCGGGATATTGTGAAAGTGCAAAAg aAGCATGGGATGCATCATGGAATGCCGTAAATTATAATCCTGGCCCATCAACTTCTGCGAATCCCGATTCCAGGATTGATAGATGGGAACTGATGGAGCTCTGA